The sequence CCTCCCAGTCTGATGGTTGTAATTTTTTGTCTTTTGCTCTTTGAGCAAAATCTTTTACTTCGGCACCAATCTGTGATAAAGATTTACTGTCTGCAAATCTTACAACCGGAACCAATAAGCCTTCATCTACTGCTACTGCTACGCCAATATTAATATGATCATTGTAACGGATAAAGTCGCCCATCCAGCTACTATTGATTTTTGGATGCTTTTTCAAAGCCATAGCTGTTGCCTTCACCACTAAATCGTTAAAGCTGACTTTTACTGTTGCTACTTCATTGATTTTAGTTCTTGCTGCAATGGCTGCATCCATGTCAATTTGCATGGTTAAGTAAAAATGCGGTGCAGTAAACAAGCTTTCACTCAAACGCTTGGCAATTACTTTACGCATTTGTGAAACAGGAACATCGGTAAAGCTTACTTGTCCAACAACTGCATTGCTGATTGCAGGCGCTGCAGATTTTGCAGCAGGTGCAGATGCAGCAACAGCCGTAGCAGGCGTATACTGATCAATATCTATTTTAGTAATTCTTCCATTGTCACCTGACCCTTTCACATATTTAAGATCAATTCCTTTTTCCGCTGCAATTCTTTTGGCCAAAGGAGAAGCAAAAATTCTACCTGTATTCACTACAGCTGGTTCAGACACTGGTGCTGCCACAGAGGCTGGTGTTGCCTGTGCTGGTGTAGGAGCTGCTGTAGCCGGTGCTGCCACAGAAGCGGTAGAACCAGATCCTGCTTTAACAGCTGCTACAATTCCCGCCACATCCAATCCATCCTTACCTATAATACAAAGTAATTCGTTTACTAAAATTTTCTCTCCTGGTTGAGCTCCCTGGTACAACAAAATACCATCTTTATAGCTTTCCAGTTCCATTGTGGCTTTATCAGTCTCAATGTCTGCAAGTACGTCTCCTTTTTTTACTACATCACCCACATTTTTTTGCCAGGAAGCAATAACGCCTTCCGTCATGGTATCGCTCAAACGAGGCATTAATACTACTTCTTCCATTGCAGCAATATCCACTGTTGGAGCACTACTTGCTGTTGGCGCTGGTGCAGCTGCTGAAGCAGGTGCCTCAGTTGCTACAGGAGTTGCAGTTGCCGCTGAAGCAGCTCCGTTGCTCCCGTGAATTTTAATCAATTCACTAATATCTTCTCCTTGCTTACCAAAAATGGCAAGTAAATCGTTTACTTGTAGCTTTCCGCTATTGGGAGTACCTATATGCAATAAGACACCGTCCTGGTAGCTTTCCAGCTCCATTGTAGCCTTATCTGTCTCAATTTCTGCCAGAAGATCACCTTTTTTAACTGTGTCTCCCACGTTTTTATGCCATGCGGCAATTACCCCTTCAGTCATGGTATCACTCAATCGGGGCATTAATATCACTTCAGCCATTGTTCGTATCTGCTTTAAATGAGCCGTGAAATTACGTTAAAAATCAACTCAATTACTGCCCCTGTGCCAGACTGTAGGCTTTTTTATCGCCCCACATATTCAAAATTTCTGTTGAACATACTTTAAAATCAGCCGTAAGGCGCTTGTATAGTTCAACGATATCGGTCTGGGTCAGTGGTTGGTCACCCACACTCTCAAAACGACAACGGTACTGGTTTACCAAATTGGTGAACACCGAACCTTTAGGCCATACCTGGGTACCACGGTTACTGATAGTTACCAGTTTAAATAAATCAAAGGTATGCTGTAAACATTTATCTGCTACTATAGTAGGCTGTTCATTGCTTTCTATGAACATATCTACTCCAACAATAAATTCATTCATTTCCTCCTTGGATTCCAACATTGGGTTGTGCTCTAGTTTGAATACAGTTGGGGTGATGGCCGCATCATTCAATAGCGGTTTTGGATTGTGAGCAGGTTGCTTACCAAAGTTGGCAATAATGGCATTTGCAAATTCAGTGGTATTTAATGCAGTTGTGTTCTTATCACCAAAGTCACCTGTATGCTGACCAGATTCTAGGGTGTACAAGAGAGCATTCTCAATCATTGCTGCGGACTGCATCAATCCGAGGTGACGAAGCATGCCAAACCCACTTAACAATAAAGCTGTTGGATTCGCAATATTCTTACCAGCTATATCTGGTGCAGTACCATGCACTGCTTCAAATATGGAAATATGATCCCCAATATTAGCAGAAGGAGCAAATCCTAGCCCGCCTACCAAACCAGCGCAAAGATCGCTTACAATATCACCCTGTAAGTTAGTTAGTACCACCACATCAAATAAATCAGGGCGGCTAACTAGCTTCATACATAAATCATCAACAATTACATCATCCGCTTTTAGTTCCGGATATTCCTTGGCAATTTCATAAAACACTTCAAGGAATAAACCGTCAGTAAGTTTCATGATATTGGCTTTATGTCCGCAGGTAATTCTTCTGCACCCTTTCTTCTTAGCCATTTCAAATGCATAACGGATTACCTGAGCACTACCTGGACGTGTAATGAATCGTCTGCTCAATGCAACGTCGTTCGTAAGCATATGCTCAATACCACCATAAGTATCTTCAATATTTTCCCTTACAATCGTTATATCAATAGGCACTCCGGCTTTACTAAAAACAGTATCTACGCCATGTAGTGTCTGGAATGTTCTTTTGTTTGCGTAAGTATTCCATGTTTTGCGGGCAGTTACATTCACACTTTTCACTCCCTTGCCTTTTGGTGTTTCCATAGGCCCTTTAAATAATATACCCAATGACTCAATGGTTTGCTGCGCTTCCGGAGTCATCCCGTTGCTGTAGCCTTTGTCGAACACCCATTTTCCCATTTCAACTACCTGATATTCAAGGGGTACATTGGCGGCATTAAAAATGGACAAAACAGCGTCCATAATTTCTGGACCAATTCCATCTCCTTTAGCTACAGCAATTTTTGTCATAATCGTTAATTTTTGTGGTGCAAAAGTACAGCCGAATCAATGATTTTAAGCAATTATTCACAGGTTAATTTCTTAAAATAGACCATATAGAATGTTAATTTACCTACATTTACAATGATCAATAACAATATCTATGGTTTCTAAAATTTCAGCGGGAATTGAAATCACAGTAGAAGTTTTCTATCAGTCCGATTACAGTAATCCACTGAAAGGGGAATTCATGTTTGCCTACCGAATTACCATAGAGAATCACAATAAATTTTCGGTACAATTACTCAGAAGACATTGGTTTATTTTCGACAGCAACGCAGAACACAGGGAAGTAGAAGGAGAAGGGGTTGTGGGAGTACAACCGATACTAGCTCCCGGGGAGCAATATACCTACGTAAGCGGCTGTAATTTAAAAACTGAAATGGGGAAAATGCAGGGAACATATACCCTTATTAATCAATATTCGCAGGAAACATTTAAAGTGCCTATTCCAGCTTTTGATTTAGTAGCACCATCTAAAATGAATTAACCCTCAGCAATAGCAGGCTAACCTGGCTTGTATCTGGATTCTTCAAATAGTTTAATAGGGTCTTTTTTCATGAGCGAATCCATGCTAATCCCTTTATTCTTTGCAGCCCACTTTTTTACAATCTGCCAACCCACAAACTGACCAATATTTCCGGGAGAATCTTTTCCAAGCGCATTGGTAAAGGGTCCATCTGTCACGTATTCCCGAATCAGTTGCGGATCGGTTTTATACAACATGTCATTTTGAACAAAAAAAGCCCAAATATTTTTCTCATTGGAATAGCAGGCGTCCAGCTGTTTTTGCTGATACCCTATAATTAAAGAGTCTGCTGTTGATGGAAGTAAATGATCAGCCAAATAGATTCGTTTTCCTGATTCCACCATTTGAACAATCAATGGTTTTCCAAAATACTGACCAGGGTACAAATCCATCACAATCGCATTCATAGCACTTACCGGAATATACTCCGGCTCAAATCTTCTTGTAATATAAGCCGGGTATAATATTTGTCCCTGTTCGCTGGTATAAAGCGGATGGTCTTTGCCCATGAACAATTGTAATCCTATGGCAATGGCATCTTCCGTTATAATAGAAGCAAAACTGTTAACAGGCCCCACAAATGTGATGAGTTTTTTGGGCAGAACATACTGTGGAAAATAATATTTCACCAGCTGTAATCCATTTTTAATATTGCTGACTTCTTCATTTTGTTTTTTAAAGATAGCAGCACTGGATTTGTACAACGGTTGATACGCCTTATAAAAACCCTTGAGATCTGCTGCTTCTCTTTGTGGCATCAGTTCGAGGATATTGGAAAGAAAATCAGTTGTAAATCCTGGATATTTTTGATTCAGAGCCTGAATAGAAACTTCCAGCTGTGTGGTATCCATGGCAAAAAAATCATCTTCGAAATGTTGAACTTCAACAGCTAATTTAATATGAGATACATCCGGAGTGGCTTCCTGGTTGTTACAGGAGAGCAAACCTAGGGCTAGTCCAGATAACAGGAAAAATCTTTTCATATGCGAATTAACGGAAAGGATTGCCATCCTATTGTTAAATTGATGAAATTTGCAGCATGAAAATATTCATAGCCCAACAAAATTATCATATTGGCAATTTTGCACACAACACAGAAAAAATAATCGAAGCAATTAAAGTAGCCAAAGCTGCAGGCGGCGATTTGATTCTATTCAGTGAGATGACCGTTTGCGGATACCCTGCAAGAGATTTTGTTGAGTTTGAAGATTTCATTGAAAAATGCACGGAAGCGGTAAATATCATCAAGGAACACGCAGACACAATAGGCGTTCTGATTGGAAGTCCGGTTAAAAACAATCATCAGCGAGGCAAAGACCTATTTAATGCTGCTTACTTTTTATACGAAAAAGAAGTAAAAGCAATTGTACACAAAACGCTACTACCTACTTACGATGTTTTTGATGAGTATCGTTACTTTGAGCCTGCCTACGAATGGAATATCATTCCTTTTAAAGGCAAAAAACTCGCAGTAACCATTTGCGAAGACATCTGGAATTTGGGAGATAATCCTTTATACAGAGTTTGTCCAATGGACGAATTAATGAAATTCAATCCGGATATCATGTTGAATTTAAGCGCCTCTCCTTTTGACTACACCCACGATGAAGATAGGAAGGCGGTTATTAAAGCCAATGTGCAGAAATACAAGATTCCACTTTTTTACTGTAACGCAGTTGGCAGTCAAACGGAAATTGTATTTGACGGTGCTTCATTAGTATTTGATAAAGAAGCCAATTTAATGAAAGCGTTTCCGATGTTTGAGGAAGCATTGGATTTTGTTGAGTTAAACGACAACGGAAGCATCACCGGTCCTATCCTGGAACCTGCCAGCCGCATACCTGAAAAAGAATTAAATCCTACCAAACTGGAAGCTGAATTAAATATAGAGCAAGTATACAGTGCACTGGTTTCCGGCATCAGGGATTATTTCAATAAGATGGGATTTACCAAAGCCATACTAGGCTCTTCCGGAGGGATTGATTCAGCGGTAACACTAGCCATTGCCTGCGATGCACTGGGTGCTGAAAATGTAAGAGCCATTTTAATGCCCTCGCCCTACTCTACGGAACATTCTGTAAACGATGCAGTAATGCTCAGCAAAAATCTGAATAACCCGTACGATATTATAAAGATTGATACTGTTTACCAATCCTTTTTGCAAACACTGGATCCACTTTTTAATGGCCTGCCTTTTTCATTGGCCGAAGAAAACATTCAAAGCAGAAGCAGGGGTAATTTATTAATGGCAATTGCCAATAAATTCGGCTATGTATTGTTGAATACATCCAATAAAAGTGAATTGGCTACAGGCTATGGTACACTTTATGGAGACATGGCAGGAGGTCTTGGCGTATTGGGTGATTGCTACAAACTGCAAGTGTATGCACTGGCTAAATACATCAATCGTAATAAGGAAATCATACCGGTTAACATTATTGATAAAGCCCCAAGTGCAGAACTGAGACCCAACCAAAAAGACAGCGACAGCTTACCAGACTATGAAGTCCTGGATAAATTATTATACCAGTACATTGAAAAACGTCAGAGCCCCGCAAATATTAAAGCACAAGGATTTGATACTGCTTTGGTTGACCGAACTATTAAAATGGTTAACAACAATGAATATAAACGCAACCAGTTTTGCCCCATTATTCGTATTTCACCCAAAGCATTTGGTGTAGGACGAAGAATGCCAATCGTAGGTAAATATCTGAGTTAAAATTTTCTGGCTTTAGTCCTGTTTACTTAAAACCAATACTGGCACATGGCTGTGAAAAGCTAGTTTTTTGGTATGACTCGAAGAAAATATTCTCGCGAAAAAGTTGTGTTCCTTAGGTACGGTAATCACCAGGTCAACCCCCTGTTCATCAACGAACTGATTCACGCCATCCAGAAAATTTTTTGCATGGGAATAATAGTAGGTAGGATTCAGTTTATCCATTACTGTGTGAACGGCAAAACTTTCACCCATTACTGTCCCCGGGAATGTTTCCTCGAATTCAGTAGGTTCACCCTCAATATTGAAAACTGCCAAGCCCGCACCAGTTAATTGCTGAAATGCTGCTATCTGATTAACAGGAATGTATTTTTCTGCATCATTAAAATCACAAGCAAACATGAGTTTTTTAACCGGCTTGAAAACGGTATTGGCAGGAACAATAATCAATGGAACATTGGTGTTTTCTGCTACATGAACAGTATTGCTGCCTATCAAGGTTTCTTCCAATGCACCGCCACCGGTAACACCCATCACTACTAATTCAATTGGATTATTTTCCTGAAGGTCTTCCAAAGCGGAAAGAATAGAACCATAAACAGCCAATGTGTCAAAAATTAAATGGCTGTCTGCATATTTTACCAATAAATCAGACCTGAACTGCATCAGCCTGTTTTCTGCCGTTTCCCTGAACCCATCTACTTCCGGAATTTGAATGCCAGGCATCATGGGATCAATAGCAACAGGTATTTCATAAGCATGCAACAGAATGATTCGTTCTGCATGTACTTGCTTGGCAAAATGTACTGCATAGTCCGCTGCATTGCTTGCAGTTGCTGAAAAATCGGTAGGTAAAACAATGGTTTTCATGATTTGCTGATTTAGCATGAAGTTCCTACTAAATTTCAAGACAAAAAATGAAAAAAATCATGAATTATAAATTTTCTATGATTCCCGCAATCCCTTGTCCACCACCTACGCAAGCAGTCACCATCCCGTATTTTTTATTCAATCGCTTCATGTCATTCAAAAGTTGTACGGTTAATTTGCAACCTGTACAGCCCAATGGATGGCCTAAAGCAATAGCACCCCCGTTTATATTAACGCTGGAAGGATCCAGGCCTAATTCTCTAATAACAGCCAATGACTGAGAAGCAAATGCTTCATTCAATTCAATTAAATCAATATCAGCAAGGCTCATTCCAGCTTGCTTCAATACTTTAGGAATAGCTGCAACAGGTCCGATACCCATAATTCTGGGATGTACCCCAGCAGAAGCACAATTCACTAATCGTCCAATGGGTTGCAGCCCCAAAGAATTCATCATTCTTTCACTCATTACAATGGCAAATGCAGCACCATCGCTGGTTTGGGAAGAGTTACCCGCAGTAACTGAACCGTTAACCGCAAAAGCCGGCTTCAATTTTGAAAGCCCTTCTACAGTAGTTTCAGCTCTTAATCCCTCATCTGTATCAACCACATAAGAACGAATGGCTTTTTTACCTTTTTCATTTAAATAAGTTTCCTCAACCGTTATAGGTAAAATACCAGATTTAAAATAACCATTCTCAATTGCCTGTTTTGCCTTCATATGAGACTGATAAGCAAACTCATCCTGGTCTTCTCTCGATACATTAAACTCTTTGGCAACTGCTTCAGCTGTTAAACCCATACTTAGATAATAATCGGGTTCATCTTTCGCAATAGCATAAGAAGGAACGGTTTTCCATCCGGCAGTAGGTACCATACTCATGCTTTCTGTTCCACCAGCAATTATACATTCAGCCATGCCCGATCTAATTTTGGCGGTAGCAGTTGCAATACTTTCCAAGCCACTTGCACAATAGCGGTTGATGGTAATGCCAGCAGCATCAATACCCAGTGCTTTTGCTGCAATAATTCTTCCAAACTGTAAACCCTGTTCTGCTTCAGGCACTGCGTTTCCCACAATCACATCGTCCACCAGTTTGGTATCTAACTGAGGAATGGAAGCAACCAATCCCTTGATTACTTCTACAGCCAAATCATCAGGTCTGAAAAATCTGAATCCACCTTTCTTACTTTTCGTTACTGCGGTTCGGTAACCTGCTACAATGTAAGCTTCTTGCATAAACTGAATTTATTAGTATCAAATGTAAGAAAAAGGTTTAAAAGTTGTTTATGCAACTAAATTTTAAATGACCCTTTGGGGGTATTTTCGCAAAAACTTAAAGATTGTATACATTAATCAGAAATCTGTTATTCAAGGCGCCTCCTGAAAAAGTCCATTATTTTTCAATGAATAGCCTTAAAATAGCCACTTCTCTTGGCCTGGGGGATACTTTAATCAGAAACGCTTTTCAATACAAAGGAAAAGACCTAGAGAAAACCGTCATGGGTATACAATTCAAAAACCCTGTTGGGCTGGGCGCAGGATTCGATAAAAATGCAGCATATCTGCATGAACTAGAAGCATTGGGATTTGGATTTGTAGAAATTGGAACAGTGACGCCGAAAGCACAGGCTGGAAACGACCTACCCCGCTTGTTCAGACTACCTGCAGATCAAGCACTAATTAACAGGATGGGATTTAATAATGAAGGAGTAGCAGCCATTAAAAAAAGACTGGTTAATTGGAATAGCAGGGGAAAGAACAGCGAATTAATTGTTGGAGGCAATATTGGTAAAAACAAAGTAACCCCAAATGAGGAAGCCTGGAAAGATTACACCATCTGCTTTAAAGAGCTCCACAATGAGGTAGACTATTTTGTTGTGAATGTAAGCTCGCCGAATACGCCTGGGTTAAGGGAACTTCAGGAAAAAGATGCGCTTCGCAAAATATTCGGAGAGCTACAATCCCTAAATGCGGGTGAAAAAGTACCAAAGCCCATCTTATTAAAAATTGCACCCGATTTAACACAGCCACAATTGGATGACATTGTGGACTTATCCATGGAAATGCAACTGAGTGGCCTTGTTGCAACTAATACAACATTGGACAGAACCAATCTTAGTGCTATATCTGCTGCGTTGAGCAATGAAATTGGCATGGGCGGTCTCAGTGGCAAACCTGTCAAAGAAAAATCAACACAAATTGTCCGTTACCTTTCAGAACAAACCAGTGGAACCATTCCAATTATAGCCAGCGGTGGAATATTTACTGGGGAAGATGCAATGGAAAAATTAAAAGCAGGTGCATCTTTGATTCAGGTATGGACCGGATTTGTTTATGAAGGACCATCCATTGTAAAAAATATCTGCACTTACTTATCAAAAAATAAATAACCATATACATGGAGCAATTATTCACTACGGAAAGCTTAATTAGTTTTTTAATTCTTACCATTCTCGAAGTTGTACTTGGCATTGACAATGTAATTTTCGTGAGTATCATCATGAACAGAATGCCTAAAGCTTTTCACAAAAAAGCCCGGTTGATCTGGATGGTTACCGGTATAATTTCAAGAACCATACTGTTATTTGGATTAAGCTGGTTGCTTTCACAAAAAGGGAAGCCTGTATTCAGCGCAGCGGGAAAGGATTTTGACCTGGCTAGTCTGGTAATGTTGTTTGGAGGACTATTCCTGATATACAAAACAGTAAAGGAAATACACCACAAACTAGAGGGCGAAGAAGATGCACTGGCTGGAAGAAAATCAAAAGAACTAGGCATTGCTAGTGGTATTGCTCAAATCATTATGATAGACATGGTTTTCAGCTTTGATAGTATTATTACTGCTGGTGGTACAGCCAAACACCTCGAGGTTATGATTGCTGCTGTAGTCATAGCCATGATTATTATGTTCTTATTCAGTCCCAATATTTCGGCATTCATCCACAAACATCCAACACTTAAAATGCTGGCTTTATCCTTTCTGGTAATGATTGGAATGGTCTTATTGGTAGAAGGCTGGAATGCTGAACAGGCGCATGAATTGCATTTAAAGCACTATGTATATTTTGCAATGGCATTCTCCTTTATTGTAGAATTGTTAAACATGAAAGCCAGAAGAAAAACAGCGCCTGTTAAATTAAGAGAACATCATATTGAAGCTCCTCAGGAAGGGTATGCTGATCAGGCAAAATAGTCAGGTGGTTTACTACTTAACACAATAAAAAAGCAGGTGATTTTCCATCACCTGCTTTTCTTTTTTAAATCATTTATGCTTAGAAGTCAAAACCCAGTGCAAAATAATAAACAGGGGCTCCTTTAAATACTCCTTTCATAGGCCAGCCAGCATCAAACTTCATGAAGTAGCCTAACAAAGTACTTCTTACTCCAAATCCGTATCCACCTGCAAAAGGTCCAAGACCGCCTGCATCAATTCTTACCACAACCGGCGTTTGGTTATTGGTGATAACTTCTCCGGGACGCTTAATGCCATTGTATTTACCATTCCAAGCAGACCCAAGATCAACAAACTGTACCAACTGGAAATTACGCAGGAATGCATTGTTAACCGGTCTGTCAAAAAGCGTTGAAAACAAAGGCAGACGGAATTCACTGTTGATAACAAAAGCATTGTTACCATTTGCAATATTTTGACTGTATCCACGCATGTTTACAGCGAGAGACTGAAATGCATAGCTCTGATCAGCAGCAGGTTGATTTCCGTTATTAAATTTAGGTCCTATCCATCCGTCAACGCCACCCAGGTAATAAATTAATTTCTGACTGCCCCAAGAGAAGTCTGCAGCTACCCTACCTGCCCAGATAAAATTTCGGTAAATTTTATGATAGTATCTTCCATCAAAACCAAAATTCATGGTTGCTTTCCCATTATTCAAAGCTGTTTTCTGGGTAGGCATATTTATATCCATGTATACTTTATAACGAAGTCCGTTCCAAATATTTTGTGTTGGATTGATGGTATTGTCATGCACAAACTCAAGTCTGGATAAAACATATTTTGAAACCGTATCTCTGTATGCCAGCGCATTGGGATTGGGCTGACCTGCTACATTATCAAAAGACTTTAATACACCTCTGTCTGAGCGCACTCCTATTGTTGCTCTAATGCTTTTTACCTCATTAATCGGGTAGGTTATATTACCCTGATACAAATTGGTGTACAACATATTATTAAACTGGGTATTGTAGAAGTTGGTAATATTACTTCTGTAATAAGTAAGCCCCCAGTCCAGTTTTTTGCGATTGTTTTGAAAAGAGAGTAAAAGGTCTTTATCTGCAAGGCTGGTTCCAAAACGCATACCAGCAACAAATTTTACATCTTCCATCAAATCGCTTACACCAACACGGAAAGTAAAATTGAAGTCGTTGCCGTTGTTTAAACGAATAGGTCCAGCACCACCAGCATAAGGTTGATAGCGATTAATTAGAACATTATTAGAAAAACCGCCAAGCAAATAATCTGAACTAAACTTCAACCGGTAATCAAACAATTTAGACCTGGTAAGGCTAGATTGCCTTTGCTGCGGAGTTAAAACAGCATTCATCTTCACAGTTGTATCAGGCAACTCATCGGCAAATTCATTCTGAAACACAACCACTTTTTTAGTCGTATCATTGGCTGGTTTATTATTGTTGTATTGAATAGCTTTTCCTTCTGAAAGTTTTTTCTCGTCCAGTATTTTCTTTATGTATTCAGTATTCCTGGCAGTTACATTTCTTCTTGCTAAGGTCTGTTCATCTACTTTCAGTTTGTAAACAAATTTAAAATCACCCTCTCGTCTTACTTCACTTACCTGTCCATTATTTCCTGCAATTCTTGTTTCGAGTAAAGAACTTTGATAATTGGTAATCGGGAAAGTATAGGTAGAATCTTTATACACTTGGAAATAACTTACACTGTCTGGTTCCTGCTTTTGCCAGGCCATTAATGTAGAATCAAATTCCTTTGGTGCAGGATTGCGCAAAATTTCTTCGCCTATATAATACAAGGTATCTAATCCGTTTCGCTGAGTAGAGAAGAAACCAGCCCATCGGTTGGCAATACCATTCTCATCTGAAACAAATGTAAAATGATTCGTATTGTATTGCATTGGATATCGGGCATTTCCCAGTTTCACATTAGTCAACTGAGAAATTTGCTTTTCATTGCTGGTATTCAAAATATCAACCATGTAAATATTGAAAGGATAACGGCTGGGAAGCACGGTATCTTTATTGGGAGCATTGTTTCCCGGTCTGTTAGAGGAGAATATGATTCCTACCCTGTTAGGGAAGGAAACAATTGTAGGATCTAAATCATCATAAATATCATTGGTAATTTGAGTGGCTTTCTGCTCTTCTATTTTATAGGTATAAATATCCGCATGTCCGTTTTTTACAGCACTTAATACCAGTGTATTGGCATCCAGCATAAAACTTGCATCCAGAATCTGATCAAATCCATCAATGGTTTGCTTGAATCTTTTATAACGAGCAATTAAGTCATAAACAAACATATTAATCTTCCCTTTTTCCCAGTAAATCACCAAAAGACGGGTACCTTTTCCATCCCAGGCCATAATAGGGTAATTAGGATTCACATCCTGACCATTTGTTAAAACACCATTTTTCAGCAACACTTTTGCATCATAAAAATTCTCCATCAACTTTACTGTGTAGATGCCTTTTTTAAATTCAAGTACAGAATAGGTGTTGCTTCTGGGATTAGGATTTGCCTGGAATCGGAAATAATCTCTTTTCCCAATTTCTTCCGTAACAGTTAGTTGTCCCTTTAATTGGTTTCTGCGTTGACGAATATCCTTGATATAACGGTCCTGTTGAAATTGCATGAACTCATTTAATACTTCCTGGAATTTTTTCTTGCAAATTCTAAGACAGGCATTATTAATATTCTTATACATTCTTGCCAGGTAAAGCAGATAAGTAATGTTTTCTTTACGGTACTTTTCACCTATATAATTCCAGAAAGCATGACCTGCAAGTACTGGTTTTTCAAATGCAAACTGATAAAAGGAATTGTACCTGCCACTTAACATGGCACTTTTAAGCTCATCGTCTTTTTCTGTACTCCACGACTGGCCGGCATAAGACACATATCCATCAACCATCCATTTAGGAAGATCCAGCAATGCCTGATTACTGGCAAATTCCCCGATATCATCACCAAATAAAAGATTGTCTGTAAGAACTTTGGCAATGCCCTCTCTTATTTGTGTTTTTAGTTTATTGTGATTCCCGTTATAATAAACAATGATTTTATTATTTACCAATTTGGTTACCCCTCCGGCATTTTGCCAATCGGACCCCAATCCGATATTGCTGCTTTTGAAATCGTTATAGTTGTTGTAAACCACAATATTGGCCCTTCGCTGCAATGAATATTCCACAAAGTTTTCTATGGACTTTAATTCTTCCTCGGCTACCTGGCTAACAAATTTGCCCAGTTCAACACCTCCCTGCGTAACATAGGTATTAAAATTGGGCGACTGGTAAAATTTCCAGTTGAACTTCTGGTGTTGGATTCTATTCTTGCCAAATTCAACACTGTTTACCTGTGCCTTAAGCTCTGTTGAACCAAGGATTCCAAGAAAAAAAATGAGTTTACTGATTCTATTCAATTGCATATCCGAACTTTGGTCTTTAA is a genomic window of Sediminibacterium sp. TEGAF015 containing:
- a CDS encoding BamA/TamA family outer membrane protein, with the translated sequence MQLNRISKLIFFLGILGSTELKAQVNSVEFGKNRIQHQKFNWKFYQSPNFNTYVTQGGVELGKFVSQVAEEELKSIENFVEYSLQRRANIVVYNNYNDFKSSNIGLGSDWQNAGGVTKLVNNKIIVYYNGNHNKLKTQIREGIAKVLTDNLLFGDDIGEFASNQALLDLPKWMVDGYVSYAGQSWSTEKDDELKSAMLSGRYNSFYQFAFEKPVLAGHAFWNYIGEKYRKENITYLLYLARMYKNINNACLRICKKKFQEVLNEFMQFQQDRYIKDIRQRRNQLKGQLTVTEEIGKRDYFRFQANPNPRSNTYSVLEFKKGIYTVKLMENFYDAKVLLKNGVLTNGQDVNPNYPIMAWDGKGTRLLVIYWEKGKINMFVYDLIARYKRFKQTIDGFDQILDASFMLDANTLVLSAVKNGHADIYTYKIEEQKATQITNDIYDDLDPTIVSFPNRVGIIFSSNRPGNNAPNKDTVLPSRYPFNIYMVDILNTSNEKQISQLTNVKLGNARYPMQYNTNHFTFVSDENGIANRWAGFFSTQRNGLDTLYYIGEEILRNPAPKEFDSTLMAWQKQEPDSVSYFQVYKDSTYTFPITNYQSSLLETRIAGNNGQVSEVRREGDFKFVYKLKVDEQTLARRNVTARNTEYIKKILDEKKLSEGKAIQYNNNKPANDTTKKVVVFQNEFADELPDTTVKMNAVLTPQQRQSSLTRSKLFDYRLKFSSDYLLGGFSNNVLINRYQPYAGGAGPIRLNNGNDFNFTFRVGVSDLMEDVKFVAGMRFGTSLADKDLLLSFQNNRKKLDWGLTYYRSNITNFYNTQFNNMLYTNLYQGNITYPINEVKSIRATIGVRSDRGVLKSFDNVAGQPNPNALAYRDTVSKYVLSRLEFVHDNTINPTQNIWNGLRYKVYMDINMPTQKTALNNGKATMNFGFDGRYYHKIYRNFIWAGRVAADFSWGSQKLIYYLGGVDGWIGPKFNNGNQPAADQSYAFQSLAVNMRGYSQNIANGNNAFVINSEFRLPLFSTLFDRPVNNAFLRNFQLVQFVDLGSAWNGKYNGIKRPGEVITNNQTPVVVRIDAGGLGPFAGGYGFGVRSTLLGYFMKFDAGWPMKGVFKGAPVYYFALGFDF